The Methylomusa anaerophila genome has a segment encoding these proteins:
- a CDS encoding protein-glutamate methylesterase/protein-glutamine glutaminase, which translates to MIRVLIVDDSVFMRKLLTDLFAEESDYLVVDTARNGREAIDKIRWVKPDVITLDVEMPVLNGIQALETIMRENPTPVVMISSLTQTGAEATLKALELGAVDFVAKAKGPIANISNVKNEILMKCRAAAKVNIKRLIQRPYPPTFSSHSKPAVSSLATLSDSLIAGKIVAIGASTGGPRALQDIITNLPGNLPCGILVVQHMPPGFTKSLAERLNSLSALAVKEAEDNDIVLPGLVLIAPGDYHMTLTRERGKPIIKLNQNPPIGGHRPAVDPMLESVAQVFGNKAIGVILTGMGHDGSKGLRAIKDQHGYTIAEDQSTAVVFGMPKAAIELGVVDKIAPVTGIAAEIVKAVTN; encoded by the coding sequence ATGATACGAGTTTTGATAGTAGATGATTCAGTGTTTATGCGTAAGTTGTTAACGGATTTATTTGCTGAGGAGTCTGATTATCTCGTCGTTGATACTGCCCGTAACGGCAGGGAGGCTATTGACAAGATAAGGTGGGTAAAGCCTGATGTAATTACATTGGATGTTGAAATGCCGGTTTTAAATGGTATTCAGGCTTTAGAAACTATAATGCGGGAAAATCCTACGCCAGTGGTCATGATCAGCAGTTTGACCCAGACGGGGGCTGAGGCGACACTTAAGGCATTGGAGCTTGGAGCAGTTGACTTTGTCGCTAAAGCCAAAGGTCCGATAGCCAATATCAGCAATGTTAAGAATGAAATTTTAATGAAGTGCAGGGCGGCTGCGAAAGTAAATATAAAGCGCTTGATACAACGGCCCTATCCGCCAACTTTTAGCAGTCATTCTAAGCCGGCTGTTTCTTCACTCGCTACTCTTTCCGATTCGTTAATCGCGGGAAAAATAGTTGCTATCGGCGCTTCAACCGGCGGACCGCGCGCGTTACAAGATATTATCACCAACTTACCAGGCAACCTGCCTTGCGGTATACTTGTCGTTCAACATATGCCGCCTGGATTTACCAAATCCTTAGCGGAACGTTTAAATAGCTTATCTGCGTTAGCCGTAAAGGAAGCAGAGGATAATGATATTGTTCTTCCCGGATTGGTATTGATAGCCCCTGGCGATTATCATATGACGCTTACACGTGAAAGGGGTAAGCCGATAATAAAACTGAATCAAAATCCACCAATCGGCGGACATCGTCCCGCTGTTGATCCGATGCTGGAATCAGTTGCCCAAGTTTTTGGTAACAAGGCAATAGGAGTAATCCTAACTGGCATGGGGCATGATGGATCAAAAGGATTGCGAGCCATTAAGGACCAACATGGGTATACCATTGCCGAAGATCAGTCAACTGCAGTTGTCTTTGGAATGCCCAAAGCAGCTATTGAATTGGG
- a CDS encoding flagellar brake protein, with the protein MDVILPGKDGTFEQYRSRVEEINSQRIAIAMPMKKGAPVFLVRGESFYGQTVSDGVIYKFTSTFINKLMNPIPLWIVTLPTDITKIQQRSFVRYEAMIPVRVKILDDGNDNKADSAFLDALTKDISGGGVQLVVKQQLPAGAKLKIAIDFPGLGSICVTGQIIRVQQPQPDKPVFWTAVNFVDIDEKDRNIIIKYIFKKQLEQRRKEL; encoded by the coding sequence ATGGATGTTATCTTACCCGGAAAAGATGGCACTTTTGAGCAGTATCGGTCCAGAGTCGAGGAGATAAATTCGCAGCGTATAGCGATTGCCATGCCAATGAAAAAAGGTGCGCCGGTATTCTTGGTGCGGGGTGAATCTTTTTACGGACAAACGGTAAGTGACGGCGTTATTTACAAGTTCACCAGCACATTTATTAACAAACTAATGAATCCAATACCTTTATGGATTGTAACTTTACCGACCGATATAACCAAAATTCAGCAAAGATCTTTTGTACGTTATGAAGCCATGATTCCTGTACGGGTTAAAATACTCGACGATGGCAATGACAATAAGGCTGATAGTGCGTTCCTGGATGCCTTGACCAAAGATATCAGCGGCGGCGGAGTGCAACTGGTGGTTAAGCAACAGCTTCCTGCGGGTGCAAAATTAAAGATTGCAATCGACTTTCCCGGGCTAGGTTCCATTTGCGTCACCGGTCAAATTATTCGGGTGCAGCAACCTCAGCCTGACAAGCCCGTATTTTGGACGGCGGTAAATTTTGTGGATATTGACGAAAAGGATCGTAACATAATTATAAAATATATTTTCAAAAAGCAATTGGAGCAACGCCGCAAAGAACTGTGA
- a CDS encoding MinD/ParA family protein — translation MMHDQAEKLRQLALSSNAITKGTIIKKNCHSNNSRVITVTSGKGGVGKTNFTINLALALADLKQNVLVIDADLGMANIGVVLGCSTPYSLLNLLEDSKTMGDIVSDGPRGIKFIAGGSGMYHLANLSEIQLQYIIRQISFFDDWADFILIDTGAGLSKNVLNFVMAADEVIVITTPEPTAITDAYAMMKVYAGNQGYAPLRLVVNRITELAEGQMVVDKLTQVSLRFLTLPVNNLGFVFEDRNMVKAVKMQTPLLISFPQSIASRCIQGIASRLLKGEKTAQPSGIRVFLEKIFNFRR, via the coding sequence ATGATGCATGACCAGGCTGAAAAATTGCGACAATTGGCTTTAAGCTCCAATGCAATTACCAAAGGAACAATCATAAAAAAAAACTGCCATAGCAACAATAGCAGAGTCATTACCGTCACAAGCGGTAAAGGCGGGGTAGGTAAAACTAACTTTACCATCAATTTGGCTCTCGCCCTGGCAGATTTAAAGCAAAACGTATTGGTAATTGATGCTGATTTAGGCATGGCTAATATAGGGGTAGTGTTAGGGTGTTCCACTCCCTACAGCTTATTAAACTTGCTTGAAGACAGCAAAACCATGGGTGACATTGTATCTGACGGTCCCAGAGGTATCAAGTTTATAGCCGGGGGATCGGGTATGTATCATCTGGCTAATTTAAGCGAAATACAATTACAGTATATTATTCGACAAATTTCCTTTTTTGATGATTGGGCTGATTTTATTTTAATTGATACCGGGGCGGGGCTGAGTAAAAATGTTCTTAACTTTGTAATGGCCGCCGATGAGGTAATCGTTATTACAACTCCTGAACCTACAGCAATTACCGATGCTTATGCAATGATGAAAGTCTATGCCGGTAATCAAGGTTATGCCCCGTTGCGATTGGTTGTAAATCGAATTACTGAATTAGCTGAAGGTCAAATGGTTGTTGACAAACTAACCCAGGTATCTTTACGCTTTCTCACATTGCCTGTTAATAATCTGGGGTTCGTTTTTGAGGATCGTAATATGGTTAAGGCAGTTAAGATGCAAACTCCTCTCTTGATTTCTTTTCCCCAAAGTATAGCCTCCCGTTGTATACAGGGCATTGCCAGCCGGTTATTGAAAGGAGAAAAAACTGCACAGCCTTCTGGTATAAGGGTTTTTTTGGAAAAAATTTTCAATTTCAGGCGATAA
- the flhF gene encoding flagellar biosynthesis protein FlhF yields MKLFTAQTMNEAMAQVKHDLGRDAVILHTRRLRKGGFFGFFAKDMVEVMAALETAPKMQAAEKGMAPANTSVDIPSQNEARLSAIQFEMGHMRKMVERMLYQLPVGDTASSPLMELLVKNDVEPLIAADLINGIPNEKNSLVSNKNNGRKLLIERIMSYLQNIDGITIPPAGKKIVAFIGPTGVGKTTTIAKLAANFAIKEGYKVALVTADTYRIAAVEQLKTYADIIGIPLEIVYTPDDLKAALYRHGDKQLVLIDTAGRSPGNSQQLEELKELLAVDSCIETHLVLSANTKYKDAVEIVNKFSLCSPQKFLFTKIDESSNLGTILNLLYHFPTALSYITTGQNVPTDIELVDSNCLANMILRDL; encoded by the coding sequence GTGAAACTGTTTACTGCCCAGACGATGAATGAAGCAATGGCCCAGGTAAAACATGATTTAGGCCGGGATGCTGTTATACTGCATACTCGCCGCTTGCGTAAAGGTGGATTTTTCGGCTTTTTTGCCAAAGACATGGTGGAAGTCATGGCTGCCCTTGAGACTGCTCCTAAGATGCAAGCTGCGGAAAAAGGGATGGCGCCGGCAAATACCTCCGTAGATATTCCCAGCCAAAATGAAGCGAGATTATCGGCAATTCAGTTTGAAATGGGCCATATGCGCAAAATGGTTGAGCGTATGCTCTATCAGTTGCCTGTTGGCGATACAGCTAGTTCCCCCTTAATGGAACTTCTTGTAAAAAATGATGTTGAGCCATTGATTGCCGCTGACTTAATTAATGGTATTCCCAATGAGAAGAATAGTTTAGTAAGCAATAAAAATAATGGACGTAAGTTACTAATTGAACGAATCATGAGTTATCTTCAAAACATAGATGGAATTACTATTCCGCCGGCAGGTAAAAAAATTGTGGCTTTTATTGGTCCTACCGGTGTCGGAAAAACTACAACCATTGCCAAATTGGCCGCTAATTTTGCCATAAAAGAAGGTTACAAGGTTGCCCTGGTGACGGCTGACACGTACCGTATTGCTGCCGTGGAACAATTGAAAACCTACGCTGATATAATCGGCATACCTTTAGAAATTGTTTACACTCCTGATGACCTTAAAGCTGCTCTATATCGGCATGGAGACAAACAATTAGTATTGATTGATACTGCCGGCCGGAGTCCCGGCAATTCTCAGCAATTGGAAGAACTTAAGGAATTGCTGGCGGTTGATTCTTGTATTGAGACTCACCTTGTATTAAGCGCAAATACGAAATATAAAGATGCTGTCGAGATCGTTAATAAGTTTTCTCTTTGTTCTCCCCAGAAATTTTTATTTACCAAAATTGACGAGTCCAGCAACCTAGGTACAATATTGAATCTTTTATATCACTTTCCGACTGCCTTATCTTATATAACCACCGGACAAAATGTACCGACGGATATAGAATTGGTTGACTCTAACTGCCTGGCGAATATGATTTTGAGGGATTTATGA
- the flhA gene encoding flagellar biosynthesis protein FlhA codes for MAVQQSVFAGISKYSDIMVAVAIITIVIMMIIPLPPFLLDLFLTSNVTIALIIVMVSIYNVDTLEFSVFPSLLLITTLFRLALNVSSTRLILLDGYAGEVITAFGNFVVGGNAIVGFIVFVILIIIQFIVITRGAERVAEVAARFTLDAMPGKQMSIDADLNAGLISDAEARQRRKKIQREADFYGAMDGASKFVKGDAIAAIIIIIINIVGGFTIGMLQRDMDIMQALQTYTLLTVGEGLVNQIPALLISTATGIIVTRAASEANLGQDLIGQLVRNPRVFFIAAGVLALLGLVPGLPGIPFFILSGLVFIIGYTLYRSAQTEVQMEISQAEEKEKAEVRKPENVVSLLQVDPMELEIGYSLIPMVDVSQGGDLLDRVVMIRRQCALELGLIVPTIRIRDNIQLKPNVYVIKLRGIEIARGELLLDHYLAMDSGTISEPVPGIDTVEPAFGLPALWIQDSYREQAELSGYTVVDPVSVLATHLTEIIKSHAAEILGRQEVQTLIDAVRQNNAVIVDELVPNLLSLGEIQKVLANLLRERISIRDMVTILETMADYAPITKDTEFLTEYVRHSLARQISRQYVINNVLTCVTVDPQLENTITNAVQRTEQGSYVALEPQTVQSLMNSLTNELSKITNLGYQPIVLTSPGVRLYFRKLTERAAPNLTVLSYAELESKIEVQALGMVKL; via the coding sequence ATGGCTGTACAACAATCAGTGTTTGCCGGTATATCCAAATATAGCGATATAATGGTGGCTGTAGCGATTATTACTATTGTGATAATGATGATTATACCTTTGCCACCATTCTTGCTGGATTTATTTTTAACCTCCAATGTTACAATTGCCTTAATAATAGTAATGGTATCCATTTATAATGTTGATACCTTGGAATTTTCTGTTTTCCCTTCGCTGTTGCTTATTACCACCCTATTTCGACTGGCTTTAAACGTTTCCTCCACAAGACTTATCTTGCTGGACGGGTATGCCGGCGAAGTTATTACTGCCTTTGGCAATTTCGTAGTTGGCGGTAACGCTATTGTCGGTTTTATAGTATTTGTAATTTTAATAATCATTCAATTTATTGTAATTACTCGCGGGGCTGAACGGGTTGCAGAAGTCGCAGCAAGATTTACTTTGGATGCGATGCCGGGAAAACAGATGAGTATTGATGCCGACCTAAATGCCGGACTTATCAGCGATGCCGAAGCTAGGCAGCGGCGGAAGAAAATCCAGCGGGAAGCTGACTTTTATGGTGCTATGGATGGGGCCAGTAAGTTTGTTAAAGGGGATGCAATTGCCGCCATAATCATCATTATTATTAATATTGTAGGCGGTTTTACTATCGGTATGTTGCAGCGCGATATGGATATTATGCAGGCGCTTCAGACGTATACCCTGCTGACAGTTGGTGAAGGCCTGGTAAACCAGATTCCAGCCCTGCTTATATCAACGGCGACTGGTATTATCGTTACGCGGGCTGCGTCGGAAGCCAATCTGGGCCAGGACCTGATCGGCCAACTTGTTAGGAATCCGAGGGTTTTCTTTATTGCTGCCGGGGTTCTCGCCTTGTTGGGACTGGTGCCTGGGTTGCCGGGTATTCCCTTTTTTATACTAAGCGGTTTGGTATTCATCATTGGCTATACTTTGTATAGAAGCGCCCAGACGGAAGTTCAAATGGAAATTTCGCAAGCGGAAGAAAAGGAGAAAGCGGAAGTTAGGAAGCCGGAGAATGTGGTTTCCTTATTGCAAGTGGATCCTATGGAACTTGAGATTGGTTATAGTTTGATCCCAATGGTTGATGTGAGTCAAGGCGGCGATCTCCTTGATCGCGTTGTGATGATTCGGAGACAATGTGCATTAGAATTGGGGTTAATTGTACCTACAATCCGCATTCGGGATAATATACAGTTAAAACCTAATGTCTATGTTATTAAACTGCGCGGTATTGAAATTGCAAGAGGAGAGCTGCTGTTGGACCATTATCTGGCTATGGATTCCGGTACTATTTCGGAACCGGTGCCCGGTATTGATACAGTTGAACCGGCTTTTGGACTACCGGCACTATGGATTCAAGACTCTTATCGTGAGCAAGCCGAACTTTCCGGCTATACAGTAGTTGATCCCGTTTCAGTATTGGCGACTCACTTGACGGAAATTATCAAGTCCCACGCTGCAGAAATTCTTGGGCGTCAGGAGGTTCAGACCCTTATTGACGCAGTTAGGCAAAATAATGCGGTTATAGTGGATGAATTGGTACCAAACCTATTATCATTGGGAGAGATACAAAAAGTGTTGGCGAACTTATTACGCGAACGAATTTCCATACGTGACATGGTAACTATTTTAGAAACTATGGCCGACTACGCCCCGATCACGAAAGATACGGAATTTTTGACGGAATACGTTCGGCATTCCCTTGCCCGTCAAATATCACGACAGTACGTTATAAATAACGTTCTCACCTGCGTAACTGTTGATCCTCAACTTGAAAATACAATAACAAACGCGGTTCAACGAACTGAGCAGGGATCCTACGTCGCGCTTGAGCCGCAAACTGTACAATCGCTTATGAACAGTCTTACCAACGAACTGTCTAAAATAACAAACTTGGGTTACCAGCCGATTGTTCTCACCAGTCCTGGCGTCAGGCTATATTTTCGTAAACTGACGGAACGGGCAGCGCCAAATCTAACAGTCTTATCTTACGCTGAACTGGAATCTAAAATTGAAGTGCAAGCATTAGGGATGGTGAAATTGTAA
- the flhB gene encoding flagellar biosynthesis protein FlhB: MQLFSGEKTEDATPKRKQEARKKGQVAKSIEINAVFVILAAFFTLKMLGPVIYSQLEEYMVLIFSNLVKSDLTIQAVQILFFDLSWVIAKTILPLMFAISVIALAVNFMQVGFIFSPQILMPDLSKLNPISGFQRLFSKRSLAELVKSICKVAVIGYFIYRFALINAAQIPKLISFELIDSLKLASTLIVDLVFQIIAVMFVLAVLDFLYQWWEHNQSLKMSKQEVKEEYKQTEGNPQIKGKIKEKQRALAMRRMMQQVPQADVVITNPVHLAIALQYDKTMTAPVVVAKGQDFLAQRIKDIARENRVVIVENKPLARALYPVVEIGEPIPPELYQAVAEVLAHVYRLKKRLS, encoded by the coding sequence TTGCAACTTTTTAGCGGTGAAAAAACGGAAGATGCTACCCCAAAACGCAAACAGGAGGCCCGTAAAAAAGGACAAGTTGCCAAAAGCATAGAGATTAACGCAGTTTTTGTTATTCTGGCCGCTTTTTTTACTCTGAAAATGTTAGGGCCGGTTATATATTCACAGCTGGAAGAGTATATGGTGCTTATTTTTTCCAATCTGGTAAAAAGTGATCTTACTATCCAGGCAGTACAAATCCTGTTTTTTGATTTAAGCTGGGTTATTGCCAAAACAATTTTGCCGCTGATGTTCGCGATTTCTGTAATAGCTTTGGCCGTTAACTTTATGCAGGTTGGCTTTATTTTTTCGCCGCAAATCCTTATGCCGGATCTTAGCAAACTTAATCCTATATCCGGTTTTCAACGGCTTTTTTCCAAGCGTTCTTTGGCCGAGCTGGTTAAATCTATATGCAAAGTAGCCGTCATTGGATATTTTATTTATCGTTTCGCCTTGATAAATGCTGCCCAAATTCCTAAGTTAATTAGTTTTGAGTTGATAGATTCACTAAAATTAGCCTCAACTCTTATTGTTGACTTGGTTTTTCAAATTATCGCCGTTATGTTTGTCTTAGCTGTTCTCGATTTTTTGTACCAATGGTGGGAACATAATCAAAGCTTAAAAATGTCCAAACAAGAGGTGAAAGAGGAATACAAACAGACCGAAGGCAACCCGCAAATAAAAGGAAAAATCAAAGAAAAGCAGCGCGCGTTAGCGATGCGGCGAATGATGCAACAGGTGCCTCAGGCCGATGTGGTTATTACCAATCCGGTACACCTGGCTATTGCCTTACAGTATGATAAAACCATGACGGCGCCGGTCGTTGTGGCGAAAGGGCAAGATTTTTTAGCTCAGCGGATTAAAGATATTGCCAGGGAGAATCGGGTAGTAATTGTGGAAAACAAACCGTTAGCCCGGGCTTTGTACCCAGTGGTGGAAATTGGCGAACCTATACCGCCGGAGTTGTACCAGGCAGTTGCGGAAGTATTGGCTCACGTATACCGTCTAAAAAAACGTTTGTCTTAG
- the fliR gene encoding flagellar biosynthetic protein FliR — protein MQNQFGLFLLVFARISGIFSVAPIFGSRNIPLAVKAGMSLLLTYILVPLLAYPDFTIPNALFAYILLVISEFLVGLIIAFAASMAFNAIQMAGSIIDTQIGFGIVNVLDPQFGQQTPLIGNFKYILALVIFLTTNSHHLLLSALFSSFQLIPVTKAVYHPSISDIIVNMVVGIFVIALKISLPVLVSLLLTDVALGILSRTMPQMNIFIVGMPGKIIVGIFVLSLALPFYIMFLEVVFNDMFRNIYHLMASMGRL, from the coding sequence ATGCAAAATCAGTTTGGATTATTTTTACTTGTTTTTGCCCGTATAAGTGGAATATTTTCCGTCGCTCCGATTTTTGGTTCCCGCAATATTCCCTTAGCTGTTAAAGCAGGGATGTCTTTATTGTTAACCTACATATTAGTACCTCTCCTTGCGTATCCCGATTTTACCATTCCTAATGCATTATTTGCTTACATTTTATTGGTTATCAGTGAGTTCTTAGTTGGTTTGATTATTGCATTTGCAGCTTCTATGGCCTTTAATGCTATACAGATGGCCGGTTCAATCATTGATACCCAAATTGGTTTTGGCATTGTTAATGTTTTGGATCCTCAGTTTGGACAGCAGACCCCTTTGATTGGCAACTTTAAATACATTTTGGCGCTAGTGATTTTTTTAACCACTAATAGTCATCATCTGTTGCTGTCTGCTTTGTTTTCCAGTTTCCAGCTGATACCGGTTACAAAAGCCGTCTATCATCCGAGTATATCTGATATTATAGTTAATATGGTAGTTGGCATCTTCGTAATCGCGTTAAAAATCAGCCTGCCGGTTCTGGTTTCCCTGTTGCTTACAGATGTGGCTTTAGGAATATTGTCCCGGACTATGCCGCAAATGAATATTTTTATAGTTGGCATGCCAGGCAAAATAATTGTCGGCATTTTTGTGCTATCTTTAGCGTTACCATTTTATATTATGTTTCTGGAGGTGGTTTTTAATGATATGTTCCGCAATATTTACCACCTCATGGCCAGTATGGGAAGATTATAA
- the fliQ gene encoding flagellar biosynthesis protein FliQ, whose amino-acid sequence MSGDMAIQIGRDALAMVMLVSAPMLGLGLIVGVLVSIFQATTQIQEQSLAFIPKIIAVFFAVLIFGPWMLKILTDYTRDIFISLPNLIK is encoded by the coding sequence ATGTCAGGAGATATGGCTATTCAAATTGGTCGCGACGCTTTAGCCATGGTCATGTTGGTTTCTGCACCGATGCTCGGGCTAGGATTGATAGTAGGGGTGCTGGTAAGTATTTTTCAAGCTACAACTCAGATTCAAGAACAGTCACTTGCATTTATCCCGAAAATAATTGCTGTTTTTTTTGCCGTATTAATTTTCGGGCCCTGGATGCTGAAGATACTCACCGATTATACTCGTGATATATTTATTAGCTTACCGAACTTAATTAAATAG
- the fliP gene encoding flagellar type III secretion system pore protein FliP (The bacterial flagellar biogenesis protein FliP forms a type III secretion system (T3SS)-type pore required for flagellar assembly.) — protein sequence MFVLVIPHSALAAPLIPVPNLNIGVEAANNPQDVALSLQILFTLTVLSLAPSILIMMTSFTRIIIVLSFIRSALATQQVPPNQILIGLALFLTFFTMSPYFEQINNNALQPYLAGTMDQESAMTQGMKPMREFMLKQTRENDLALFVNLSDKERPNSPEDVPASVLIPAFIISELKTAFQIGFLIYIPFIVIDMVVASTLMAMGMMMVPPVMISLPFKILLFILVDGWHLIIRSLVTSFN from the coding sequence ATGTTCGTTTTGGTTATCCCCCATTCGGCATTAGCTGCGCCTCTTATCCCCGTGCCAAATCTAAATATTGGAGTTGAGGCCGCGAATAATCCCCAGGATGTCGCGTTAAGTTTACAGATATTATTTACGTTAACTGTGCTGTCTTTGGCGCCGTCAATTCTTATCATGATGACTTCCTTTACCCGGATCATAATCGTTCTATCATTTATACGCAGTGCTCTCGCAACGCAACAGGTTCCTCCCAACCAGATTTTGATTGGGTTAGCTTTATTCTTAACATTCTTTACCATGTCTCCTTATTTTGAACAAATAAATAATAATGCCTTGCAGCCTTATTTGGCTGGAACGATGGATCAGGAAAGCGCTATGACCCAGGGGATGAAACCAATGCGGGAATTTATGCTTAAACAGACCCGTGAAAATGACTTGGCTTTATTTGTTAATTTATCTGACAAAGAACGCCCGAATTCGCCGGAAGATGTACCCGCAAGTGTGCTGATTCCAGCATTTATTATTAGCGAGCTAAAAACGGCCTTTCAAATTGGTTTTCTGATTTATATACCTTTTATTGTAATCGATATGGTTGTGGCTAGCACCTTAATGGCAATGGGTATGATGATGGTGCCGCCGGTTATGATATCGCTGCCGTTTAAAATTCTATTGTTTATATTGGTGGACGGCTGGCACTTAATTATTAGATCGTTGGTTACAAGTTTCAATTAA
- the fliO gene encoding flagellar biosynthetic protein FliO — translation MNITHLFGNMLVWMLPFLVLTGQVFADDQSNHYLNYQAPQSTTISWFNTSAYVGSLFLTFLLVVGLAYLTSRLLANKLGTGFGTGESKIYASLSMGPNRGIYVVEIAGKYLILGVTDHSITLLKEITAVEEIEQLKTNHVSHLPSGEFSTMFHRHLASLQQMSNKFPSVFGSYLYPENKRGNENEREKR, via the coding sequence ATGAACATTACCCATTTATTTGGCAATATGCTTGTCTGGATGTTACCGTTTTTGGTGTTGACCGGTCAGGTATTTGCAGATGATCAAAGCAATCATTATCTTAATTATCAGGCACCTCAATCAACCACAATCTCGTGGTTTAATACCAGCGCCTATGTAGGCTCACTTTTTCTTACATTTTTGCTTGTAGTTGGACTTGCCTATCTTACTTCCCGATTATTGGCAAATAAATTAGGTACTGGTTTCGGAACGGGGGAAAGCAAAATATATGCTTCCCTTTCTATGGGACCAAATCGTGGGATTTATGTGGTAGAGATTGCTGGAAAATACCTAATTCTGGGTGTGACTGACCATAGTATAACCTTGCTGAAAGAGATAACTGCTGTAGAAGAGATTGAGCAACTTAAAACGAATCATGTTTCCCATTTGCCAAGTGGTGAATTTAGCACTATGTTTCATCGGCACCTTGCCTCTCTACAACAAATGTCGAATAAGTTTCCTTCTGTTTTTGGGTCTTACTTATACCCGGAGAATAAGAGGGGAAATGAAAACGAACGGGAGAAGAGGTAA
- a CDS encoding response regulator, whose product MAIKVLIVDDAAFMRMMIKDILSKNGYEIAGEAENGLKAVEKFQELRPDLTTMDITMPEMDGITAVKQIKNIDANAKIIMCSAMGQQAMVIEAIQSGARDFIVKPFQPDRVLEAVRKAVG is encoded by the coding sequence ATGGCTATAAAGGTCTTGATTGTTGACGATGCAGCATTTATGAGAATGATGATTAAAGATATTTTATCCAAAAACGGTTATGAAATTGCAGGTGAAGCTGAAAATGGACTTAAAGCTGTTGAAAAATTTCAAGAATTGCGCCCTGATTTAACAACTATGGATATTACGATGCCTGAAATGGATGGTATTACTGCTGTCAAACAAATTAAAAACATTGATGCCAACGCCAAAATAATTATGTGTAGCGCCATGGGTCAACAGGCTATGGTAATAGAAGCAATTCAATCAGGCGCGCGAGACTTTATAGTAAAACCGTTTCAACCTGACCGGGTATTAGAGGCTGTCCGTAAGGCCGTTGGGTAA